The DNA window TTGTCCAATTGAAGAAGCTTTAAGAACCTCTGAATAAGAGAAACCCTCTCTCACTTGGAAACCAACGGAGGGGGATGGAGATTTTCTAAGGGTTTTGATGTTGGGGTGTATGTTAGAATTAGGGTTGGGGTTAGGATTGACGTGGACAGACTGATTaggattagggttagggttagggttaagGTTAAGGGTAGGGTTGGGGTGGACAATCAGATTAGGATTAGGGTTTGGGTTAGAGTGAGCCGACAGTTTAGGGTTAGGATTATGGAGGACGGTTGATTTAGGGTTAGGATTTGACACTTTATTCATttcgaaaagaaaaaaattatcttctcacatatctcattacatatttttttttccaatgaatctctcatcttgtgatcttacactttcactttggtctattaaatatcatattcatattttttaatatttagcaacgtgacttcacactttgatcaatcaaatatttgattaatattttttaaccactttcaattgttaccggcctattatccctcggcaaaccaccatCCCAATCAGACTTGATTAaagaatacttgttttgttatgttgtaagttcgaaacatacatataacatttttaattttatttttaactgttttaagtttacgAGCGGGTCAATCCATAATCCaatctaaatattcatttactctcacatatatatcaaaattaaccacaattctcgacctttgaaaattaagcatcatcatatatatatatatatatatatatatatatatattagttagttaaaaatttgaacttttatttttaagatttgtcacgcgttaatcaaatttggtgttaaatttaaaatataaaatcttattagcctagttagtttaaaatataaagtcttattagtttagttagttaaaaatttgaacttttatttttaagaatgtcacgcgttaatcaaatttggtgttaaatttaaaatataaaatcttattagcctagttattttaaaatataaagtcttattagcttagttagttaaaa is part of the Impatiens glandulifera chromosome 1, dImpGla2.1, whole genome shotgun sequence genome and encodes:
- the LOC124919230 gene encoding circumsporozoite protein-like, translated to MNKVSNPNPKSTVLHNPNPKLSAHSNPNPNPNLIVHPNPTLNLNPNPNPNPNQSVHVNPNPNPNSNIHPNIKTLRKSPSPSVGFQVREGFSYSEVLKASSIGQWRHPIRFGGKIIELEDSNTNKITIICTEKGSHRPRSIHLSLVDARLLAKWSKTSISFPQNAKIRI